In Deltaproteobacteria bacterium, a genomic segment contains:
- a CDS encoding CoA transferase, producing the protein MQGFLFDVKVLELGDEQGEFFGKLLAGAGADVVKVEPPAGNSTRTIGPFYHDEQHPERSLYFWHYNFGKRGVTLDIHSPEGTDILKKLIVQCDVLVDSLPLDTLKKLGLDWADLQQLNPRLIYVVLTPFGRSGPWRDYKGTDLVHLALGGQMMCCGYSPQADGKYDTPPIAPQMWHAYHITGNQAFIATVGALIGRETYDQGEMIDIPIHQAVSVCTETDVPNWIYNQTACYRQTGRHAQPVIGPEVQFPTKDGRYSIILPNPFPGGYETLVSFLDSKGKAGDLTEKKYDDPNNRKGLEFAKHFADVQAECVVAHDMEDIWREGQNLGIPWSPIRTPEENLQDEQWQGRATFTEVEHPELGERFSYIGAPMLPNEVSWRTGPRAPLIGEHNEAVYGEGLGIGQGELAALKQRGVI; encoded by the coding sequence ATGCAAGGATTTCTCTTCGATGTAAAAGTCCTTGAACTAGGAGATGAGCAGGGCGAGTTTTTTGGAAAATTGCTGGCGGGTGCTGGGGCTGATGTGGTGAAAGTCGAACCCCCCGCAGGAAATTCGACGCGTACCATTGGCCCTTTTTATCATGATGAGCAACACCCAGAGCGTAGCCTCTATTTCTGGCATTATAATTTTGGCAAACGGGGAGTGACCCTCGATATCCATTCCCCGGAAGGCACTGACATTCTCAAGAAACTCATCGTGCAATGCGATGTGTTAGTTGACTCCCTTCCTCTCGATACGCTCAAGAAACTCGGGTTAGATTGGGCGGATCTCCAACAACTGAATCCGCGCTTAATCTATGTGGTGCTGACGCCGTTCGGTCGGAGCGGACCATGGCGCGATTACAAAGGGACTGACCTCGTCCACCTCGCGCTGGGTGGACAAATGATGTGTTGTGGATATAGCCCGCAAGCCGATGGCAAGTACGACACCCCACCCATTGCGCCGCAGATGTGGCATGCCTATCACATTACCGGCAACCAAGCCTTTATTGCCACAGTTGGTGCGCTCATTGGACGAGAGACCTACGACCAAGGTGAGATGATCGACATCCCGATTCATCAAGCGGTGAGTGTGTGCACCGAGACCGATGTGCCCAATTGGATCTATAACCAAACTGCTTGTTATCGACAGACTGGACGGCATGCGCAGCCAGTGATCGGACCTGAGGTACAGTTTCCCACCAAAGATGGGCGGTATTCGATCATTCTGCCCAATCCGTTTCCTGGTGGATATGAAACCTTGGTGAGTTTCCTTGACAGTAAAGGGAAAGCCGGAGATCTCACTGAGAAGAAGTATGACGACCCCAATAACCGCAAGGGGTTAGAGTTTGCCAAGCACTTCGCCGACGTGCAGGCTGAATGCGTTGTTGCTCATGACATGGAGGATATCTGGCGCGAAGGGCAGAATCTCGGCATTCCGTGGTCACCGATCCGCACACCAGAAGAGAACCTGCAAGACGAGCAGTGGCAGGGACGGGCGACGTTTACTGAAGTCGAGCACCCGGAACTCGGCGAGCGCTTTTCCTACATTGGCGCGCCGATGTTGCCCAACGAAGTTTCTTGGCGCACTGGACCTCGGGCACCGCTGATCGGCGAACACAACGAGGCGGTGTATGGCGAGGGGTTGGGGATAGGGCAAGGGGAACTAGCAGCTCTGAAACAGCGCGGGGTAATCTGA
- a CDS encoding DoxX family protein has protein sequence MLESLLLSTSDSWMNFALLVVRVALGICIVIHGTGKLGYHPTNPGGVPAFAGWLKDLGMPFPLLNAWVATIIEFGGGILFIFGFLTRPIALALTVNMLIASLTGHRGGGYLILNNPPGAEYAINLTILFAMFVLTGPGWWSLDYFLFHTP, from the coding sequence ATGCTGGAAAGTCTTTTACTCTCAACATCTGACTCGTGGATGAACTTCGCGCTTTTAGTCGTCCGCGTTGCTCTCGGTATCTGTATTGTCATTCACGGTACCGGCAAACTCGGCTATCACCCAACCAATCCCGGCGGGGTTCCGGCCTTCGCAGGATGGCTCAAAGATCTGGGGATGCCCTTCCCGCTCCTCAATGCCTGGGTCGCTACTATTATCGAATTCGGTGGTGGCATTCTCTTCATCTTCGGCTTCTTAACTCGCCCAATCGCACTTGCCTTGACGGTCAATATGTTGATCGCATCGCTAACGGGTCACCGGGGCGGCGGGTATCTGATTCTGAATAATCCTCCAGGCGCAGAGTATGCGATCAACCTCACAATCCTGTTCGCCATGTTCGTTCTCACCGGCCCCGGCTGGTGGTCCCTTGATTACTTCCTGTTTCATACGCCGTAA
- a CDS encoding polysaccharide deacetylase: MAGIIEKEITTVKGERRMTEAHDRGRRRRRSMLMLLVLGAMLSTATEGLTQQDEPVWKWAPEQIQEHVNKVRSGKDLSPKRWPNGARVAVSLSFDFDTEPVWLGMQKQRSPSYMSRGEYGARTGMPRILAMLDKYKIPATFFIPAISMVLHPEMVEEIKKRPQHEFGFHSYIHENPMELTEKEEREVYDKAMRIFVERVGKRPVGFRSAAWDLTPATIRLVKEMGFLYDSSMMADERPYELITEGQASGLIEIPVEWILDDWPYFQLNWATHHVGLRNPNDVYSVWAGEFDGAYAEGTMFILVMHPQVIGHRYRMQMLERLITYMKKKPGVWFATHEQIARYVQEQGKK, from the coding sequence ATGGCGGGGATCATAGAGAAAGAGATAACGACGGTAAAGGGAGAGAGGCGAATGACAGAAGCGCATGATCGCGGCAGAAGACGGCGGAGGTCGATGCTGATGCTGCTGGTACTTGGGGCGATGCTCAGCACTGCAACAGAAGGCCTGACACAACAGGATGAACCAGTATGGAAGTGGGCCCCAGAGCAGATCCAAGAGCATGTGAATAAAGTACGAAGCGGAAAGGATCTGAGTCCGAAGCGTTGGCCGAATGGGGCACGCGTGGCTGTGAGTTTGTCGTTCGATTTCGATACGGAGCCAGTGTGGCTCGGCATGCAGAAACAACGGAGCCCCTCCTATATGTCGCGTGGAGAGTATGGAGCCCGGACCGGAATGCCAAGGATTTTGGCTATGCTTGATAAGTACAAAATCCCGGCAACGTTTTTCATTCCTGCGATTTCGATGGTTCTTCATCCGGAAATGGTCGAGGAAATTAAAAAGCGCCCGCAGCATGAATTTGGCTTTCACTCTTATATACATGAGAACCCAATGGAACTGACAGAGAAAGAAGAACGGGAAGTATACGACAAGGCGATGCGGATCTTTGTTGAGAGAGTGGGGAAGCGGCCGGTTGGGTTTCGCTCGGCGGCGTGGGATCTGACGCCAGCTACTATTCGGTTAGTGAAAGAGATGGGGTTCCTCTACGACAGTAGCATGATGGCTGATGAACGTCCTTATGAGTTGATAACGGAAGGACAAGCGTCAGGACTGATCGAGATTCCGGTCGAGTGGATCCTTGATGATTGGCCATACTTTCAGTTGAATTGGGCGACTCACCACGTGGGCTTGCGAAACCCGAATGATGTGTATTCGGTTTGGGCAGGGGAGTTTGATGGGGCGTATGCAGAGGGGACGATGTTCATCTTGGTTATGCATCCACAAGTGATCGGCCACCGGTATCGGATGCAGATGCTGGAGCGGCTGATTACATACATGAAGAAAAAACCAGGGGTGTGGTTTGCGACACATGAGCAGATTGCGCGCTATGTGCAAGAACAAGGAAAGAAGTAG
- a CDS encoding amidohydrolase family protein, with protein sequence MSYDLLIKDAQICDGTGQPRFRGSIGVRNGKIVELGKVVGSATHTINAEGLVTAPGFIDIHTHYDAQISWDPLLTCSPWHGVTSVLMGNCGVGVAPCRPREKEIVSWDLVNVEAMPHDVLLGGVAWEEWESFPQYMEAIAARGMALNVGFLVPLSSFRYYVMGAAASERAATTAELERMTVLFRQAMEAGAYGFSLSLLNQHIGYQGKPLASRLATKEELGALGRIMRELGRGVIEIALTKSVSVLTDEELDLLVAVANESQRPVTWLGLLGRSDMPRVCRSALARIEPFLKRGLRIPPQVTPRPIQQYYTMKVPFIFASFPSWREAFNRPVPEQIALYRKAEFRDAFRNDLKVGGAIFTNQWDRVHVVRVEKEHNKRYLNKSIAEIAALWERDPIDTILDLAIDEDLEMGITLSVINTNPDEVRELITHPDVLIGLSDAGAHVDQHCDAGVPTYLLGEWVRKRQALSLEEGVRRLTGEPAAFLGQTKKGRIAVGMDADLVVFDPETIGVQSPEWVNDLPGGKPRLIEKAQGVHHTIVAGMTVFSGGVYQGGLPGRMMRP encoded by the coding sequence ATGAGTTACGATCTCTTGATTAAAGATGCTCAGATCTGTGATGGTACAGGGCAGCCACGGTTTCGTGGTTCAATTGGTGTACGTAATGGGAAGATCGTCGAGCTTGGGAAGGTCGTAGGGAGTGCGACGCATACAATCAACGCTGAGGGGTTGGTTACCGCACCAGGATTTATCGACATTCATACCCACTACGATGCACAGATTTCGTGGGATCCGTTACTTACGTGCTCGCCATGGCATGGGGTGACATCGGTACTCATGGGTAACTGCGGAGTAGGGGTCGCGCCGTGTCGTCCGCGCGAGAAGGAGATTGTGTCATGGGACTTGGTGAATGTAGAAGCCATGCCGCATGACGTATTGCTTGGGGGAGTGGCGTGGGAGGAGTGGGAGAGTTTTCCCCAGTATATGGAGGCGATCGCTGCGCGAGGCATGGCCCTAAACGTGGGATTTTTAGTGCCGCTGTCGAGCTTTCGTTACTACGTCATGGGGGCAGCAGCTTCGGAGCGCGCTGCGACTACCGCGGAGCTTGAACGGATGACGGTTTTGTTCCGGCAGGCAATGGAGGCCGGAGCCTATGGATTTTCTCTCAGTCTACTCAATCAACACATTGGCTATCAGGGGAAGCCGCTTGCGAGTCGACTGGCTACGAAAGAGGAACTTGGTGCCCTCGGACGTATCATGCGAGAGCTTGGGCGAGGAGTGATTGAGATTGCTCTCACTAAGAGTGTGAGTGTACTGACGGATGAAGAATTGGACCTTCTGGTTGCCGTTGCGAACGAAAGTCAGCGTCCGGTGACGTGGCTTGGGTTATTGGGCCGATCCGATATGCCTAGGGTATGTCGTTCCGCGTTGGCGCGGATTGAGCCTTTCCTGAAGAGAGGTTTGCGGATCCCACCGCAAGTGACGCCGCGTCCAATTCAGCAATACTATACGATGAAGGTCCCCTTTATTTTCGCCAGCTTTCCCTCGTGGCGAGAGGCGTTTAATCGTCCGGTGCCTGAACAGATTGCCCTCTATCGGAAAGCGGAATTTCGTGATGCGTTCCGTAACGATTTGAAAGTTGGCGGTGCGATTTTCACGAACCAGTGGGATCGGGTGCATGTGGTGCGAGTGGAGAAGGAGCATAACAAACGCTACCTCAACAAGAGTATTGCGGAAATTGCGGCATTGTGGGAGCGCGATCCGATCGACACGATTCTTGATTTGGCTATCGATGAAGATCTGGAGATGGGAATAACACTGTCTGTGATTAATACGAACCCCGACGAGGTACGAGAATTGATTACCCATCCAGATGTATTGATCGGGCTCTCCGACGCTGGGGCGCATGTCGATCAACATTGTGATGCTGGCGTACCAACCTATCTGCTCGGTGAATGGGTGCGGAAGCGACAAGCGCTGAGCTTAGAAGAAGGAGTGCGGAGACTCACTGGAGAGCCGGCAGCGTTCCTGGGGCAGACCAAGAAGGGGCGTATCGCCGTTGGTATGGATGCGGACTTGGTCGTATTTGATCCGGAGACGATCGGGGTGCAGTCTCCAGAGTGGGTGAACGATTTACCTGGAGGAAAGCCGCGCTTAATCGAAAAGGCTCAGGGCGTACATCATACAATAGTCGCAGGGATGACGGTTTTTTCAGGAGGAGTCTATCAAGGTGGACTGCCTGGTCGCATGATGCGACCGTAG
- a CDS encoding TetR/AcrR family transcriptional regulator, producing MSYDCLHERTVRVKAQVLRRKRKAASQVADEKRLLEGKERIADAAAALFLSGGYHSTSVREIAQRAGLSVGSVFNYFTSKEEVLFYLFSRNQERTESTLRDQQAEFERLKAKGVNPKELLWLAYQSYVRLIEELRRYTVLGYQELKSLTAGERRRLLEGEERIQHFLEEIIAYGVERGVFPSGDIDLKAHSLMVLSQSWAVRRWALKRFAKVDDYLMALKTIVLGVVESETSQVSEIVTFSGTAKREEAMQ from the coding sequence ATTTCATATGACTGTCTCCATGAAAGGACAGTGCGCGTGAAAGCACAAGTCCTCCGCAGGAAACGCAAGGCGGCCTCGCAAGTCGCAGATGAGAAGCGTCTCCTCGAAGGAAAAGAGCGCATCGCGGATGCGGCAGCAGCATTGTTCTTGAGTGGGGGCTACCATAGCACGAGTGTTCGGGAAATTGCGCAGAGAGCTGGACTGAGTGTCGGTTCGGTCTTTAATTATTTCACCAGTAAAGAAGAGGTCCTCTTCTATCTATTCTCCCGCAATCAAGAGCGTACAGAGTCAACTCTTCGAGACCAGCAAGCTGAGTTTGAACGGCTGAAGGCAAAAGGCGTCAACCCAAAGGAGCTTCTGTGGCTTGCCTATCAGTCGTACGTCCGGCTTATTGAGGAGCTGCGTCGTTATACGGTTCTTGGTTACCAAGAATTGAAGTCACTAACCGCTGGAGAGCGCCGTCGCCTTCTCGAAGGGGAGGAACGAATTCAGCATTTCCTTGAGGAGATTATTGCGTATGGCGTTGAAAGAGGAGTTTTTCCTTCAGGTGATATTGATTTGAAAGCGCATAGTTTGATGGTGCTGTCGCAATCGTGGGCAGTGCGGCGCTGGGCACTCAAGCGCTTTGCTAAAGTAGATGACTATTTGATGGCACTCAAAACGATCGTCCTTGGAGTGGTAGAAAGCGAGACTAGTCAGGTCAGTGAGATTGTGACTTTCTCTGGGACCGCAAAAAGAGAGGAGGCGATGCAATAA
- a CDS encoding thiamine pyrophosphate-binding protein, translating to MAQVDGSQLMAEGLKEEGVNTIFYIMGGPNILLSMHAERLGIRLIDVRHEQAAAMMAHAYSRVTGKVGVCMGAGGPGAANLLTGMSNAFLDACPVLALGGSSAVHYYDLGDFQEFDQLAVFKPISKWAVRIYEAQRAKEYVHMGMLRARQGKPGPVYFDMPGNMLVEKVDEKRVSPRPTIAQKSTLMADSQSIEKAVDLLKAAKKPLLITGSGIFWANAGKAMQDFVETTGIPFFTTPQGRGVVPDDHPLSLLGARSFALREADVVLVVGTRINFIIGYGRAPRFSPEAKFIQVDVDSEEIGRTRSVELGIVGDAKAVFEQLTQVAKGRVRFGDDSAWVQQLGAKDRENREKMLPLLNSAQTPVHPMRLCKEVRDFMPRNGILAVDGHEIMNMSRQVIPSFVPGARLNPGPNGCMGVGLPFGVGAKAAAPDKMVVVLHGDGSLGMNLMELDTAVRNQLPVLVIVSNNAGWTARANGMHVPGRELGHVRYDQVALGLGAYGELVEGPNAIRPAIERAVKEMEKGKPALLNVITEPTARAQTVPFASYGGESAGTSLM from the coding sequence ATGGCGCAAGTCGATGGTAGTCAATTAATGGCCGAAGGACTTAAGGAAGAAGGCGTTAATACGATTTTCTACATCATGGGTGGACCGAATATCCTTCTGTCCATGCATGCCGAGCGGCTTGGTATTCGCCTGATCGACGTACGCCATGAACAGGCTGCGGCGATGATGGCCCATGCCTATTCGCGGGTCACCGGTAAGGTTGGTGTTTGTATGGGTGCCGGTGGTCCAGGTGCAGCTAACCTGCTGACTGGGATGTCCAACGCATTTCTTGACGCCTGTCCAGTGCTTGCACTAGGCGGCTCTTCAGCGGTGCATTATTACGATCTTGGGGATTTCCAAGAATTCGATCAGCTCGCAGTGTTCAAACCGATCTCAAAGTGGGCAGTGCGTATTTATGAAGCCCAGCGCGCCAAAGAATACGTACACATGGGCATGCTGCGGGCACGTCAAGGCAAACCCGGCCCCGTGTACTTCGATATGCCAGGCAACATGCTGGTCGAAAAGGTCGATGAGAAAAGGGTTTCGCCGCGCCCAACCATCGCGCAAAAATCAACCTTGATGGCTGATAGCCAATCAATCGAGAAAGCGGTTGACCTCCTGAAGGCCGCAAAAAAACCGTTGCTGATCACAGGGAGTGGGATCTTTTGGGCGAACGCTGGCAAGGCGATGCAGGACTTCGTCGAGACTACTGGCATACCTTTCTTCACGACTCCGCAAGGACGCGGGGTGGTGCCCGATGATCACCCGTTGTCATTACTGGGGGCGCGTTCATTCGCCCTCAGAGAAGCAGATGTGGTCCTGGTTGTCGGAACGCGCATCAACTTCATTATTGGCTATGGTCGGGCACCGCGCTTTTCTCCTGAGGCAAAGTTTATTCAGGTGGATGTCGATTCAGAGGAAATCGGTCGGACCCGCAGCGTTGAGTTAGGAATTGTCGGTGATGCAAAAGCGGTGTTTGAACAACTGACACAAGTCGCAAAAGGTCGAGTCCGTTTTGGTGATGACTCAGCCTGGGTGCAACAGCTCGGGGCCAAAGATCGCGAGAACCGTGAGAAGATGCTGCCCTTGCTGAACTCCGCGCAGACGCCCGTGCATCCGATGCGGCTCTGCAAGGAGGTCCGCGATTTCATGCCGCGTAACGGTATTCTTGCCGTTGATGGGCATGAGATCATGAATATGTCACGCCAAGTGATTCCTTCCTTTGTTCCTGGGGCACGTCTCAATCCCGGACCAAATGGCTGTATGGGAGTTGGCCTGCCGTTTGGGGTTGGAGCAAAGGCGGCTGCGCCGGATAAGATGGTGGTCGTGCTACACGGCGATGGATCTCTCGGCATGAATCTGATGGAACTCGACACCGCCGTACGTAACCAATTACCAGTGTTGGTGATCGTCAGTAACAATGCCGGCTGGACCGCCCGAGCCAATGGCATGCATGTGCCTGGACGTGAACTGGGCCATGTGCGTTACGATCAAGTTGCGCTCGGTCTTGGTGCCTATGGCGAATTGGTTGAAGGTCCCAATGCCATTCGACCGGCGATCGAACGCGCAGTGAAGGAGATGGAAAAAGGCAAACCTGCGCTCCTCAATGTGATTACCGAACCCACTGCGCGCGCGCAGACCGTGCCGTTCGCGAGTTACGGTGGTGAGTCGGCGGGGACGTCGCTAATGTAG
- a CDS encoding acetolactate synthase large subunit gives MAAEMQMVTGAEALLNIAAAAGIGVCFANPGTTELPLVQALDRHPSIHSVLAIFEGVCTGAADGYTRISGKPALALLHLGPGLANGLANLHNARKAGTPVISVVGEHASWHIAANAPLTSDIETLARPMSKFVHTTTRPDLAAADMATAIFHALQLPSGPSTVIVPGDVQWTKVPYQPPTFQLPAPAVPNPTDIERAAKALRSGSAALILSGSALRTPGLRAADRIARATGCKVLAPTFPPVQDRGAGLICPEKIPYPPEPARQLLAPYHNVILAGANEPVAFFGYPDSRSGLCAEDATIVRLCDPTVDPASALVALADSLGAPSDHPVPASERPPAPNGSLTPLLLCQAVAAAQTENTIVMDEGATAGFAYYSLAAGAPPFTYMTLTGGSIGQGLPCAVGAAAAEPEKRVICLEGDGSSLYTIQSLWTMAREKQNVTTIICKNRAYSILRWEMERARTTPGAASLALTGLDNPEISYVKVAEGFGVEARSVSTAETLSEALSYSFRSPGPMLIEANL, from the coding sequence ATGGCTGCAGAAATGCAAATGGTCACCGGTGCGGAAGCACTCTTAAATATCGCTGCAGCCGCAGGCATAGGAGTCTGCTTCGCCAATCCTGGCACCACAGAACTCCCCCTGGTTCAAGCGCTCGATCGTCACCCGTCTATTCACTCCGTGTTAGCCATTTTTGAAGGCGTATGCACGGGCGCCGCCGATGGCTATACCAGAATCTCTGGCAAACCCGCACTCGCTCTCTTGCACCTGGGACCCGGTCTTGCAAACGGCCTTGCCAATCTTCACAACGCTCGCAAAGCGGGGACTCCCGTTATTTCCGTTGTCGGCGAACACGCCTCCTGGCACATCGCAGCAAACGCCCCGTTAACATCTGACATCGAAACGCTCGCCCGTCCAATGTCAAAGTTCGTCCACACCACAACCCGTCCTGACCTTGCTGCCGCCGATATGGCCACCGCCATCTTCCACGCACTGCAACTTCCGAGTGGCCCTTCAACCGTAATCGTCCCCGGAGATGTACAGTGGACGAAAGTCCCATACCAACCTCCAACCTTCCAACTCCCAGCTCCCGCAGTCCCCAACCCAACCGATATCGAACGTGCCGCCAAGGCTCTCCGTTCCGGCAGCGCAGCCCTTATCCTCAGTGGGTCGGCACTACGCACACCGGGTCTACGTGCCGCAGACCGTATCGCCCGTGCCACCGGCTGCAAAGTGCTCGCTCCCACGTTCCCACCTGTACAGGACCGTGGTGCTGGCCTCATTTGTCCTGAGAAAATCCCCTACCCCCCAGAACCTGCTCGCCAGCTTCTCGCTCCTTACCACAACGTAATCCTTGCAGGAGCCAATGAACCCGTCGCATTCTTTGGCTATCCCGACAGCCGCAGCGGCTTGTGCGCAGAGGACGCCACAATCGTCCGCCTCTGCGACCCAACCGTCGATCCAGCTTCAGCCCTAGTTGCCCTTGCCGATTCCCTCGGGGCTCCATCCGATCATCCCGTCCCAGCTTCAGAGCGCCCACCGGCACCCAACGGTTCACTCACTCCTCTTTTGCTCTGCCAAGCCGTCGCTGCAGCACAAACCGAAAATACTATTGTTATGGACGAAGGTGCTACCGCCGGGTTCGCCTACTATAGCCTCGCCGCTGGTGCTCCCCCCTTTACGTACATGACACTCACTGGTGGTTCTATAGGCCAAGGTTTGCCATGTGCCGTCGGTGCCGCCGCGGCAGAGCCCGAGAAACGCGTCATTTGCCTGGAAGGTGATGGCTCGTCGCTCTATACGATCCAATCCCTCTGGACTATGGCTCGCGAAAAACAAAACGTCACCACCATCATCTGTAAGAATCGCGCGTATTCCATTCTGCGCTGGGAAATGGAACGCGCGAGAACGACTCCTGGCGCCGCAAGTCTTGCACTCACCGGTCTCGACAATCCTGAAATTTCCTATGTGAAAGTCGCAGAAGGCTTCGGTGTCGAGGCTCGCTCTGTTTCCACGGCAGAGACTCTCTCAGAGGCACTTTCGTATTCTTTTAGGTCGCCTGGACCCATGTTAATCGAAGCAAATTTATAG